Proteins encoded in a region of the Triticum dicoccoides isolate Atlit2015 ecotype Zavitan chromosome 3A, WEW_v2.0, whole genome shotgun sequence genome:
- the LOC119269479 gene encoding probable 2-oxoglutarate-dependent dioxygenase At5g05600 produces MADCMQEWPEPIVRVQAVAESGLAAIPGCYVKPPRDRPAQQHLAAGGDNVLREPSDDSIPVIDLGELLAAGEGRIDGLITEAVAAACRDWGFFQVVNHGVAPELMRAVREAWRGFFRLPISAKQQYANQPRTYEGYGSRVGVQKGGPLDWGDYYFLHLAPEAAKSPDKYWPTNPAICKEVSEEYGREVTRLCEVLMKVLSASLGLEEARFQEAFGGAECGACLRANYYPRCPQPDLTLGLSAHSDPGVLTVLLADEHVRGLQVRRADGEWVTVQPVRDDAFIVNVGDQIQILSNSVYKSVEHRVIVNAKEERISLALFYNPKGDVPIAPAPELVTPDRPSLYPPMTFDEYRVYIRKNGPRGKAQLEGFKGQAVPGTGNK; encoded by the exons ATGGCGGACTGCATGCAGGAGTGGCCGGAGCCGATTGTGCGCGTGCAGGCGGTCGCGGAGAGCGGCCTGGCCGCCATCCCGGGCTGCTACGTCAAGCCGCCGCGCGACCGCCCGGCGCAGCAGCACCTGGCCGCCGGCGGCGACAACGTCCTCCGCGAGCCCTCCGACGACAGCATTCCGGTCATCGACCTCGGCGAGCTGCTCGCGGCCGGCGAGGGCCGCATCGACGGCCTGATCACCGAGGCCGTGGCGGCGGCGTGCCGGGACTGGGGGTTCTTCCAGGTGGTGAACCACGGGGTGGCGCCGGAGCTGATGCGCGCGGTGCGGGAGGCCTGGCGCGGCTTCTTCCGGCTGCCCATCTCGGCCAAGCAGCAGTACGCGAACCAGCCGCGGACGTACGAGGGGTACGGCAGCCGCGTCGGCGTCCAGAAGGGCGGACCCCTCGACTGGGGGGACTACTACTTCCTCCACCTCGCGCCGGAGGCCGCCAAGAGCCCGGATAAGTACTGGCCGACCAACCCCGCCATCTGCAA AGAGGTGTCGGAGGAGTATGGGCGGGAGGTGACGAGGCTGTgcgaggtgctgatgaaggtgctgTCGGCGAGCCTGGGGCTGGAGGAGGCGAGGTTCCAGGAGGCGTTCGGCGGGGCGGAGTGCGGCGCGTGCCTGCGCGCCAACTACTACCCGCGGTGCCCGCAGCCGGACCTCACGCTCGGCCTCTCGGCGCACTCCGACCCGGGCGTCCTCACCGTGCTCCTCGCCGACGAGCACGTCCGCGGCCTGCAGGTCCGCCGCGCCGACGGCGAGTGGGTCACCGTGCAGCCcgtccgcgacgacgccttcatcgTCAACGTCGGCGACCAGATCCAG ATATTGAGCAACTCAGTGTACAAGAGCGTGGAGCACCGGGTGATCGTGAACGCCAAGGAGGAGCGCATCTCCCTCGCGCTCTTCTACAACCCCAAGGGCGACGTCCCGATAGCGCCGGCGCCGGAGCTGGTGACGCCGGACCGGCCGTCCCTCTACCCGCCGATGACCTTCGACGAGTACAGGGTGTACATAAGGAAGAACGGGCCCAGGGGCAAGGCGCAGCTGGAGGGCTTCAAGGGCCAAGCCGTCCCTGGAACTGGAAATAAATAA